One Oryza glaberrima chromosome 10, OglaRS2, whole genome shotgun sequence DNA segment encodes these proteins:
- the LOC127785923 gene encoding flotillin-like protein 3 — translation MARFVVAGASEYLAITGWGIDDVKLAKKAWVFAGQKCLKFDATPVSYDIDVQAMSSEKLPFRLPAAYTIGPSPKIKRNPVVDGPAPPADTQRRLEDCDEEAQLLLYAKLIAASQIRSPNHVIDLVKGVIEGETRVLASSMTMEEIFQGTKKFKQQVFDQVQLALNELGLYIYSANVKQLVDDPDSPGNDYFSFLGQKRQAEVEGKAKVAEAEARMKGEIGAKEREGLTLQNAAKVDAETKVLSARQQGVGCREEIKVKADVEVYENEREADIAAARAALAVKKAGLDKQSKVAEVEAVKAVVVREAELQLEVERKNALRLTEKLKAEKLSKATVQYETQVQDSNAALYDRQMAADATLFEQVKSAEARKAQAGAKFFEQKLAEDARLYARQREAEALAGVGRAKAELVASMLRELGGDHGALRDSLMIDGGVYEEVARVNASAMSGIQPKISIRSGAGGANAGASSAGAVQQVAAADVYDMLPPFLQSSGGFNKLPL, via the exons ATGGCGCGTTTCGTGGTGGCCGGCGCGTCGGAGTACCTGGCCATCACGGGCTGGGGGATCGACGACGTGAAGCTGGCGAAGAAGGCGTGGGTGTTCGCGGGGCAGAAGTGCCTCAAGTTCGACGCCACGCCGGTGAGCTACGACATCGACGTGCAGGCCATGAGCTCCGAGAAGCTGCCCTTCAGGCTCCCCGCCGCCTACACCATCGGCCCCAGCCCCAAGATCAAACGGAACCCTGTGGTGGACggaccggcgccgccggccgacacACAACGGAGACTGGAGGATTGCGACGAGGAAGCG CAGCTACTACTGTACGCAAAACTCATTGCTGCTTCCCAGATCAGATCACCAAACCACGTCATCGATCTCGTGAAGGGTGTCATCGAGGGCGAGACCCGCGTGCTCGCCTCGTCCATGACCATGGAGGAGATCTTCCAGGGCACAAAGAAGTTCAAGCAACAAGTGTTCGACCAGGTGCAGCTTGCCCTCAACGAGCTTGGCCTCTACATCTACAGCGCCAACGTCAAGCAGCTCGTCGATGACCCGGATTCACCCGGCAACGACTACTTCTCCTTCCTGGGGCAGAAGAGgcaggcggaggtggagggcaAGGCGAAGgtggccgaggcggaggcgcggatgAAGGGGGAGATCGGCgccaaggagagggaggggctcACGCTTCAGAACGCGGCGAAGGTGGATGCCGAGACGAAGGTGCTGTCCGCGCGGCAGCAGGGTGTGGGCTGCAGGGAGGAGATCAAGGTGAAGGCCGATGTGGAGGTGTACGAGAACGAGAGGGAGGCGGacatcgcggcggcgcgggcggcgctaGCGGTGAAGAAGGCCGGGCTGGACAAGCAGTCCAAGGTTGCCGAGGTCGAGGCGGTCAAGGCCGTCGTCGTTCGCGAGGCCGAGCTGCAGCTGGAGGTGGAGCGCAAGAACGCGCTGCGCCTCACCGAGAAGCTCAAGGCCGAGAAGCTCAGCAAGGCCACCGTCCAGTACGAGACACAG GTGCAAGATTCAAACGCGGCGCTGTACGACAGGCAGATGGCAGCGGACGCGACGCTGTTCGAGCAGGTGAAGTCGGCGGAGGCGCGCAAGGCGCAGGCCGGCGCCAAGTTCTTCGAGCAGAAGCTGGCCGAGGACGCGAGGCTGTACGCGAGGcagcgggaggcggaggcgctggCCGGGGTGGGCAGGGCCAAGGCGGAGCTCGTGGCGTCCATGCTccgggagctcggcggcgaccacggcgcGCTCCGGGACAGCCTCATGATCGACGGCGGCGTGTACGAGGAGGTCGCGCGCGTCAACGCCAGCGCGATGAGCGGCATCCAGCCCAAGATCAGCATcaggagcggcgccggcggcgccaacgCCGGTGCTAGCAGCGCAGGCGCGGTGcagcaggtggcggcggccgacgtGTACGACATGCTGCCGCCGTTCCTGCAGTCATCAGGGGGATTTAACAAATTGCCACTATAG